A single region of the Silene latifolia isolate original U9 population chromosome 8, ASM4854445v1, whole genome shotgun sequence genome encodes:
- the LOC141596710 gene encoding serpin-ZX-like, translated as MTTTKFSVQVAKHVIQGNLAKGKNMICSPASIDAVLNMVAVGAVNKTQGQLLTVLGHRDIPELKAVSSNLVNILKAPQTSFVNAMWLNQRYSFKPEFEKVMREVHNAHVRIVDFVNQRDQVVKEANALARQATKGLIKQILRRDNIKDNTALLLANGLYFKGTWLKPFKSRDTKSGSFNLLNGDNVRAPFMRHERKHFDYGTFNECQVIKMRYKSEISLDDNDDDDDVALTKSFSMYVFLPFEKDGLPNVMENIKIDQNMFQDELKLDHANVDLLLIPKFKFDSNVDVKNTMKQLGLTLPFDENCMDFSGITDSIDPIYVSDIFQKCLIKTDELGTEAAAFTMANGFSGGLPPRSEIRFVADHPFMFVIREDVSGAILFVGTVLDPKSQR; from the exons ATGACGACGACGAAGTTTTCGGTACAAGTTGCAAAACATGTCATACAAGGAAACCTTGCAAAGGGCAAGAACATGATTTGCTCTCCAGCGTCAATTGACGCAGTTCTTAACATGGTCGCTGTTGGAGCCGTGAATAAGACGCAAGGGCAGTTGCTAACGGTGCTTGGACACCGTGATATTCCAGAATTGAAAGCGGTGTCTAGCAATTTAGTTAACATTTTAAAAGCGCCGCAAACATCTTTTGTTAACGCAATGTGGTTAAATCAACGATATTCGTTCAAGCCTGAATTTGAGAAGGTTATGAGGGAAGTTCATAATGCTCATGTTAGGATTGTCGATTTCGTCAATCAG CGTGATCAAGTGGTGAAGGAAGCGAATGCATTGGCTCGACAAGCAACAAAAGGGTTGATCAAACAAATACTTAGAAGAGATAATATCAAAGACAATACTGCGTTATTGTTGGCGAACGGTTTGTATTTCAAAGGAACTTGGCTAAAACCTTTTAAATCAAGAGACACAAAAAGTGGTTCCTTTAATCTTCTCAATGGAGACAATGTTCGAGCTCCATTCATGAGACACGAGCGCAAGCATTTTGACTATGGAACATTTAATGAATGTCAAGTTATAAAGATGCGATACAAAAGTGAAATTTCATTGGATGACAATGACGATGATGACGACGTTGCTTTAACAAAGTCCTTCTCAATGTATGTGTTTCTCCCATTTGAGAAGGATGGATTACCAAATGTCATGGAAAACATCAAGATTGATCAAAATATGTTCCAGGACGAACTCAAACTCGACCATGCCAATGTCGACTTACTTTTGATCCCAAAATTCAAGTTTGATTCCAATGTTGATGTAAAGAATACTATGAAACAGCTAGGGTTGACGTTACCCTTTGACGAAAACTGCATGGATTTTTCAGGAATCACCGATAGTATCGACCCAATCTACGTAAGTGATATATTTCAAAAATGTCTTATCAAAACAGATGAATTAGGGACGGAGGCCGCAGCTTTCACTATGGCTAATGGCTTTTCAGGAGGATTGCCGCCTCGGTCTGAAATAAGATTTGTAGCGGATCACCCGTTTATGTTCGTGATTAGGGAAGATGTTTCCGGTGCTATACTTTTTGTTGGTACAGTGCTAGATCCTAAATCCCAGCGATAG
- the LOC141596711 gene encoding E3 ubiquitin-protein ligase At1g63170-like: MSTTEDAAVPLLSPPNERSIHSQSRRFSRRAGLRGAARFLRRASSQRMISEQSVRVRESAAAQIEERQSDWAYSTPIVILDLIWNTIFVMSAIVVMVLSNDEVTEVPLRFWLVGYGIQCVVHMWCVCVEYRRRRESSDGGRVGGGGGGSAGSGWGVGAGVGTSSGSGLGLNVNLGSNPGSYENLSSNSSSASVEGDFVEFVGERRQDEDNVSLAKHLESANTMFSFIWWIIGFYWVSSGGQMLSDDAPKLYWLTITFLAFDVFFVVICVVVACIIGIAVCCCLPCIIAILYAVADQEGATKEDIERLTKYKFRRLGEIEKPSGEIQESFGGIMTECDTDTPLEHHLSAEDAECVICLSAYEDGSDIRELPCRHHFHCTCIDKWLHMNATCPLCKYNILKNGSSDEV, encoded by the exons ATGTCAACCACCGAAGACGCGGCGGTGCCGCTACTATCACCACCAAACGAGCGATCAATCCACTCACAAAGCCGCCGATTCTCGCGACGTGCAGGATTACGTGGCGCAGCAAGGTTTCTCCGACGAGCGAGCAGTCAACGAATGATCTCCGAACAATCGGTGCGCGTGCGTGAATCGGCGGCGGCGCAAATTGAGGAGCGTCAAAGTGATTGGGCGTATTCTACGCCGATCGTAATCCTTGACCTAATTTGGAACACTATTTTTGTGATGTCCGCCATTGTTGTGATGGTGTTGAGTAATGATGAGGTGACGGAAGTTCCGTTGAGGTTTTGGCTTGTAGGTTATGGTATTCAGTGTGTTGTTCATATGTGGTGTGTTTGTGTTGAGTATCGGCGGAGGAGAGAGAGTAGTGATGGAGGTAGAGTTGGGGGCGGGGGTGGAGGTTCGGCGGGGAGTGGTTGGGGTGTTGGTGCCGGGGTTGGGACGAGTTCGGGTTCGGGTTTGGGATTGAATGTTAATTTGGGGAGTAATCCCGGGAGTTATGAGAATTTGAGCTCGAATTCGAGTAGTGCAAGTGTGGAAGGGGATTTTGTCGAGTTTGTTGGTGAGAGGAGGCAGGATGAGGATAACGTTAG TCTTGCAAAGCATCTGGAATCAGCAAACACAATGTTCTCTTTTATTTGGTGGATTATTGGATTCTACTGGGTATCATCTGGTGGGCAAATGCTGTCTGATGACGCGCCAAAGCTTTACTG GCTCACTATAACATTCTTGGCATTTGATGTGTTCTTTGTTGTGATCTGCGTCGTTGTGGCGTGCATCATTGGCATAGCTGTCTGTTGTTGCCTTCCATGCATTATTGCAATTCTATATGCTGTGGCAGATCAG GAAGGAGCTACTAAAGAGGATATTGAGAGGCTCACGAAGTACAAGTTCAGAAGATTAGGTGAAATTGAGAAACCAAGTGGTGAAATCCAGGAATCTTTTGGTGGAATTATGACTGAATGCGACACGGACACTCCTCTTGAGCATCATCTTTCAGCAGAGGACGCT GAGTGTGTAATATGCCTTTCGGCATATGAAGATGGAAGTGACATAAGAGAACTTCCATGCCGTCATCATTTCCACTGCACATGCATCGACAAATGGTTGCACATGAATGCGACCTGTCCCCTGTGCAAATACAACATCCTGAAGAATGGAAGCAGTGACGAAGTATAG